Proteins encoded together in one Campylobacter concisus window:
- a CDS encoding adenylate kinase, which translates to MKNLFLIIGAPGSGKTTDASIIAQQDEKFAHFSTGDLLRAEVASGSELGKLIDGFISKGNLVPLDVVVNAIVSAIKGSEKSNIIIDGYPRSVEQMAELDKVLSEQKEISLKGVIEVDVSEDVARARVLGRARGADDNNEVFNNRMKVYLDPIVPIREFYSKKELLHVVNGERGIDEIVADIKNLLAKLL; encoded by the coding sequence ATGAAGAATTTATTTTTAATCATCGGCGCTCCAGGTAGCGGCAAAACAACAGATGCATCGATCATCGCACAGCAAGATGAGAAATTTGCACACTTTTCAACTGGCGATCTTTTAAGAGCTGAAGTTGCTAGTGGTAGTGAGCTTGGTAAGCTAATAGACGGCTTTATCTCAAAAGGAAATTTAGTTCCGCTTGACGTTGTCGTAAATGCGATCGTATCAGCCATTAAAGGCTCAGAAAAATCAAACATCATAATAGACGGCTACCCAAGAAGCGTTGAACAAATGGCAGAGCTTGACAAGGTATTAAGCGAGCAAAAAGAAATTTCTCTTAAAGGCGTCATCGAAGTAGACGTTAGCGAAGATGTGGCAAGAGCAAGAGTGCTCGGCCGTGCAAGAGGTGCTGATGACAACAACGAAGTATTTAACAACCGCATGAAAGTATATCTTGATCCGATCGTGCCCATCCGTGAATTTTACAGTAAAAAAGAGCTACTTCATGTGGTAAACGGCGAACGCGGTATAGACGAGATCGTAGCTGATATCAAAAATTTACTAGCTAAACTTTTATAA
- a CDS encoding septal ring lytic transglycosylase RlpA family protein — MSYHKSLKFYIGLSFTLLVTGCSWSGAPFTPSGPTNVKGNNSASIQKATMRPYTINGKTYYPTVVSVGDRASGTASWYGPNFHGKTTSNGEIYNMYNMTAAHKTLPMNTILKVTNLRNQKSVVVRVNDRGPFVDDRVLDLSKAAATKLDIIGTGTAPVSMEVIGFNEDINAIASINTQTKPTSTGIKVPNPVSPTAPTGGIIISSEQRVVGGDFMVQIGSFKNLEGANRYQREHQSIDGYKSVVRTFTIDGSTIYRVFLNGFRSEDEARDYARSGKFQGAFIVRG; from the coding sequence TTGTCATACCATAAGAGCCTAAAATTTTATATAGGACTAAGTTTTACTCTTCTAGTTACTGGCTGCTCTTGGAGCGGGGCGCCATTTACACCAAGTGGCCCAACTAATGTAAAGGGCAACAATTCAGCTTCTATCCAAAAAGCAACAATGAGGCCTTACACGATAAATGGCAAAACTTACTACCCAACCGTTGTAAGCGTGGGTGATAGGGCAAGCGGCACAGCAAGCTGGTATGGTCCAAATTTTCATGGCAAAACAACCTCAAACGGTGAAATTTATAATATGTACAACATGACTGCAGCACACAAAACTTTGCCGATGAATACGATCCTTAAAGTAACAAATTTAAGAAATCAAAAAAGCGTCGTTGTTCGTGTAAATGATCGTGGACCTTTTGTGGACGATAGAGTTTTAGACCTTTCAAAGGCGGCTGCAACTAAACTTGATATTATCGGTACAGGCACAGCTCCAGTCAGTATGGAAGTCATAGGCTTTAATGAAGATATTAATGCTATTGCAAGCATTAATACTCAAACAAAACCAACAAGCACTGGTATAAAAGTGCCAAATCCAGTCTCTCCGACAGCTCCAACTGGAGGCATTATTATTTCGTCAGAGCAACGGGTTGTAGGTGGAGATTTTATGGTGCAAATTGGCTCATTTAAAAACCTTGAGGGCGCAAACAGATATCAAAGAGAACATCAAAGCATAGATGGTTACAAGTCGGTAGTCAGGACATTTACTATAGATGGATCTACCATTTATAGAGTATTTTTAAATGGCTTTAGAAGTGAGGACGAGGCTAGGGATTACGCAAGAAGCGGTAAATTCCAAGGTGCATTTATAGTAAGAGGTTAG
- a CDS encoding AAA family ATPase, with translation MIDRILIKDYLNFKNVELNFKEGLSVFTGVSGAGKSVLMSAIMAVFGLKDSEARLIEADVEHKFELDEFGIENEEVNIFKLLKDKSTRYFINQQAISKKNLAQVAREHIKYLSAKEANEFENEKFLNLLDRLEISKNEKFKEIKQEFEEVFLEFSKISKELAAIKEEEKKVEELKELASFEIEKIRSVGPKKGEFEELMETKKRLSKKDKINEAWARAERIFELEHSVNEALSISGLDNGFFEDAMNELRVARDSLNMEELDDIDVESVLDRIEALNAIIRRYGSEEEALEALDKKEKELARYENLSFEKSELEKKFEILSKKTNELADALSKARGVNLKELESMINSYLKELYMPDITLSIEAKKLDILGVDEICLNLNETSLKNLSSGELNRLRLAFIAASSEITKTGGDVIILDEIDANLSGKEAMSIANVLLKLANFYQIFAISHQPQLSSKANSHFLVERHGENSVVRELDKDERVSELARMISGEHISEEAINFAKGLLK, from the coding sequence ATGATTGATCGAATTTTGATTAAAGATTATCTAAATTTTAAAAATGTCGAGCTAAATTTCAAAGAGGGTCTTAGTGTATTTACGGGCGTTAGCGGCGCTGGTAAGTCTGTGCTAATGAGCGCCATAATGGCTGTTTTTGGGCTAAAAGATAGCGAGGCAAGGCTCATTGAAGCTGACGTGGAGCATAAATTTGAGCTTGACGAGTTTGGCATAGAAAACGAAGAGGTCAATATTTTCAAGCTTTTAAAAGATAAGAGCACGAGATATTTTATAAACCAACAAGCCATCTCAAAGAAAAATTTAGCCCAAGTGGCGCGCGAGCACATAAAATATCTCTCGGCAAAAGAGGCAAATGAATTTGAAAATGAGAAATTTCTAAATCTACTTGATAGGCTAGAAATTTCAAAAAATGAGAAATTTAAAGAGATAAAACAAGAATTTGAAGAGGTGTTTTTGGAATTTTCTAAAATTTCAAAAGAGCTAGCCGCCATAAAAGAGGAAGAGAAAAAGGTCGAGGAGCTAAAGGAGCTTGCTAGCTTTGAGATCGAGAAGATAAGAAGTGTTGGGCCTAAAAAAGGCGAGTTTGAAGAGCTTATGGAGACTAAAAAAAGGCTTAGTAAAAAGGATAAGATAAATGAGGCGTGGGCTAGAGCTGAGCGGATATTTGAGCTAGAGCATAGCGTAAATGAGGCGCTAAGCATCAGTGGCCTTGACAATGGCTTTTTTGAAGATGCGATGAATGAGCTAAGAGTCGCAAGAGATAGCCTAAATATGGAGGAACTTGACGATATCGACGTGGAGAGTGTGCTTGATAGGATAGAGGCTCTTAATGCCATCATCAGAAGATACGGCAGCGAGGAAGAGGCATTAGAAGCGCTTGATAAAAAGGAAAAAGAGCTTGCCAGATATGAAAATTTAAGCTTTGAAAAGAGCGAGCTAGAGAAGAAATTTGAAATTTTAAGCAAAAAGACAAATGAGCTAGCTGACGCTTTAAGCAAGGCAAGGGGCGTAAATTTAAAAGAGCTTGAGAGTATGATAAATTCATATTTAAAAGAGCTTTATATGCCAGATATTACGCTGAGTATTGAGGCTAAAAAGCTTGATATTTTGGGCGTTGATGAGATTTGTCTAAATTTAAATGAGACTTCGCTTAAAAATTTAAGCTCAGGCGAGCTAAATCGCTTAAGGCTGGCTTTTATAGCCGCATCTAGTGAGATTACAAAAACGGGCGGTGATGTCATCATACTTGATGAAATAGATGCAAATTTAAGTGGAAAAGAAGCGATGAGTATCGCAAATGTGTTGCTTAAGCTTGCAAATTTTTATCAAATTTTTGCCATTTCACATCAGCCGCAGCTTAGCTCAAAGGCAAATTCACACTTTTTAGTAGAGCGTCACGGTGAAAACTCGGTCGTAAGAGAGCTTGATAAAGATGAACGAGTGAGCGAATTAGCACGTATGATAAGCGGTGAGCACATAAGTGAAGAGGCAATAAATTTTGCGAAAGGGCTTTTAAAGTAG
- a CDS encoding NirD/YgiW/YdeI family stress tolerance protein, whose amino-acid sequence MKKIIIASLAASITMAGGFTSKCSSEAISVKEALKLKDDAKVVLEGKIKSHIKSDKYEFIDKNGDVIIIEIDNKKWGNITANEDTPLRIRGEVDKDLMKTEIDVDSIEVIK is encoded by the coding sequence ATGAAAAAAATCATAATCGCTTCACTAGCTGCTAGCATCACAATGGCTGGGGGCTTCACATCAAAATGCTCAAGTGAAGCGATAAGCGTAAAAGAGGCTTTAAAACTAAAAGACGACGCTAAAGTCGTACTTGAGGGCAAAATAAAATCACATATAAAATCAGACAAATATGAATTTATCGATAAAAATGGTGACGTCATTATTATTGAGATTGATAACAAAAAATGGGGTAACATAACAGCCAACGAAGATACACCTTTAAGAATAAGAGGCGAAGTGGATAAAGACCTTATGAAAACAGAGATCGATGTCGATAGCATAGAGGTTATAAAGTAG
- a CDS encoding diguanylate cyclase translates to MERILVVDDNKALAKLIVMQMEKTIDEMAIDVAYSFAEAQMLINEHDKDYFMTILDLNLPDAPNGEIVDYALSKGLSAIVLTGSIDDETRQNFINKDIVDYVYKGNMDDINYIFQMINRLSKNRQYKVLVVEDSLPFRNMIKKILTSLQFKVLAAAHGEEAMNYFADNPDINLIITDYRMPVKDGLEVLKEARKEKDKNSLGVIVMTSPSEKTDASIFLKNGASDFIAKPFSKEELICRVNNTIEAMENINKIANFANRDFLTGVYNRRFFYSDVEEYIQAAEETNESYAFAMIDVDYFKKINDTYGHDGGDRILKSIAKILNDNTKGSDIVARFGGEEFCVVLKKISREEAVKFFVNLRAKVAENEVVIKKQKIRVTISIGVSFGNGHCEIDDMLEACDSALYTAKENGRNRVEIAL, encoded by the coding sequence ATGGAAAGAATCCTTGTAGTTGATGATAATAAGGCGTTAGCAAAGCTGATTGTTATGCAAATGGAAAAGACTATTGATGAGATGGCAATTGATGTCGCATATAGTTTTGCCGAGGCTCAAATGCTAATTAATGAGCATGATAAAGATTATTTTATGACTATTTTGGATTTAAATTTGCCAGATGCTCCAAATGGAGAGATTGTTGATTATGCGCTTTCCAAAGGGCTTTCGGCTATCGTTTTAACAGGTAGCATTGATGATGAAACAAGGCAAAATTTTATAAATAAAGATATTGTGGATTATGTTTATAAAGGAAATATGGACGATATCAACTATATCTTCCAAATGATAAATAGACTGAGCAAAAATAGACAATACAAGGTTTTGGTTGTCGAAGACTCGCTTCCTTTTAGAAATATGATAAAAAAGATATTAACTAGCCTTCAGTTTAAAGTTTTAGCCGCAGCTCACGGCGAAGAGGCAATGAATTATTTTGCGGATAATCCTGATATAAATCTTATAATAACTGATTATAGAATGCCAGTGAAAGACGGTCTTGAAGTTCTAAAAGAGGCTAGAAAAGAAAAAGATAAAAATAGTCTTGGTGTAATCGTTATGACATCGCCTAGTGAAAAGACCGACGCGTCAATATTTTTAAAAAATGGTGCGAGCGATTTTATAGCAAAACCATTTTCAAAAGAAGAGCTAATATGCCGTGTTAATAACACGATCGAAGCGATGGAAAATATAAACAAGATAGCAAATTTTGCAAATCGTGACTTCTTGACTGGGGTTTATAATAGAAGATTTTTTTATTCCGACGTGGAAGAGTATATCCAAGCAGCTGAAGAGACCAATGAGTCTTATGCTTTTGCGATGATTGATGTTGATTATTTTAAGAAGATAAATGATACATATGGCCATGATGGTGGAGACAGGATACTAAAATCAATCGCAAAAATTTTAAATGACAATACAAAAGGAAGTGACATCGTTGCTAGATTTGGCGGCGAAGAATTCTGCGTCGTGCTTAAAAAGATAAGCAGAGAAGAAGCTGTTAAATTTTTTGTAAATTTACGAGCCAAAGTGGCTGAAAATGAAGTAGTTATAAAGAAACAAAAAATAAGAGTGACCATATCTATAGGTGTATCTTTTGGCAATGGGCATTGCGAGATAGATGATATGCTTGAGGCTTGCGATTCGGCACTTTACACCGCAAAAGAAAATGGTAGAAACAGAGTAGAAATAGCTTTATGA
- the aspS gene encoding aspartate--tRNA ligase has protein sequence MRSHYCTDLSKADIGKEVILCGWANTYRDHGGVVFIDLRDVSGLIQLVCDPADSKEAHDVAAKVRDEYVLKAKGKVRARGEGLTNPKLKTGEIEVIVSELIIENPSEPLPFMIGDESVNEDIRLKYRFLDLRSERLQNIFKMRSRAAIAARNSLDKMGFIEFETPVLTRATPEGARDYLVPSRVYPGQFYALPQSPQLFKQLLMCSGFDKYFQIAKCFRDEDLRADRQPEFTQIDIEMSFVEQEDIINMAETMLKDIFKACGYDIKTPFRRMSYKEATETYGSDKPDLRYDLKMVDVIDIFERSSNEIFSSIAKDKKKNRIKALKVPNGDNIFSKREMNRFEEFVRKFGAQGLGYFQMKEEGLKGPLCKFFEQSDLDEIISRCELKVGDVVFFGAGKKKIVLDYMGRFRIFLAEQMGIIDQDKLEFLWVLDFPMFEQNDDGSYSAMHHPFTMPKNIDEPDLEDILSIAHDVVLNGFELGGGSIRIHKNNIQQKVFKLLGIDEAEQREKFGFLLDALTFGAPPHGGIAIGFDRLNMLVNKASSIRDVIAFPKTQRAQCPLTKAPSHASNEQLRELGLRIREKEQKA, from the coding sequence ATGCGAAGTCATTATTGCACCGATCTTAGTAAAGCTGATATCGGCAAAGAAGTAATACTTTGTGGCTGGGCAAACACATATAGAGACCACGGCGGCGTTGTTTTCATTGACTTAAGAGACGTTAGCGGACTTATACAATTAGTTTGTGACCCTGCTGATAGCAAAGAAGCACACGACGTGGCTGCAAAAGTAAGAGATGAATATGTCTTAAAAGCAAAAGGAAAAGTAAGGGCTAGAGGCGAAGGACTAACCAATCCAAAGCTAAAAACTGGCGAGATAGAAGTAATAGTAAGCGAGCTAATCATCGAAAATCCAAGCGAGCCACTACCATTTATGATAGGCGATGAGAGCGTAAACGAGGATATCAGGCTAAAATACCGCTTTTTAGACCTTAGAAGCGAGCGCTTACAAAATATCTTTAAAATGCGTTCTCGTGCAGCGATCGCAGCTAGAAACAGCCTAGACAAAATGGGCTTTATCGAGTTTGAAACTCCTGTTTTAACACGCGCGACTCCAGAAGGTGCGAGAGACTATCTAGTGCCAAGCCGTGTATATCCGGGTCAATTTTACGCACTCCCACAAAGCCCACAGCTATTTAAACAGCTTTTGATGTGTTCTGGCTTTGATAAATATTTCCAAATCGCAAAATGCTTCCGCGACGAAGACCTAAGGGCTGATCGCCAACCAGAATTTACCCAAATAGATATCGAAATGAGCTTTGTAGAGCAAGAAGATATCATAAATATGGCTGAAACGATGCTAAAAGATATATTTAAAGCCTGCGGATACGACATCAAAACGCCATTTAGACGCATGAGCTACAAAGAGGCCACTGAGACTTACGGCTCAGACAAGCCAGACCTCAGATATGATTTGAAAATGGTCGATGTAATTGATATTTTTGAACGTTCAAGCAATGAAATTTTTAGCTCTATTGCAAAAGACAAGAAGAAAAACCGTATCAAAGCGCTAAAAGTACCAAATGGCGACAACATCTTTAGCAAGCGCGAGATGAATAGATTTGAGGAATTTGTACGTAAATTTGGCGCACAAGGGCTTGGCTACTTCCAAATGAAAGAAGAAGGACTAAAAGGCCCACTTTGCAAATTTTTCGAGCAAAGCGATCTTGACGAGATCATCTCAAGATGTGAACTAAAAGTTGGCGATGTCGTATTCTTTGGTGCTGGCAAGAAAAAGATCGTACTTGATTATATGGGAAGATTTAGAATTTTCCTAGCTGAACAAATGGGTATCATCGATCAAGACAAGCTTGAGTTTTTATGGGTGCTTGACTTCCCAATGTTTGAGCAAAATGACGATGGCAGCTACTCTGCTATGCACCATCCATTTACTATGCCAAAAAATATAGACGAGCCTGATCTTGAGGACATCCTCTCTATCGCTCACGATGTCGTACTAAACGGCTTTGAGCTTGGCGGCGGAAGTATAAGAATTCACAAAAACAACATCCAACAAAAGGTCTTTAAACTTCTTGGCATAGATGAAGCGGAGCAGCGTGAGAAATTTGGCTTCTTGCTTGATGCCTTGACATTTGGCGCGCCTCCACATGGTGGTATCGCGATCGGCTTTGATAGGCTAAATATGCTTGTAAATAAAGCAAGTTCGATCCGTGACGTCATAGCCTTCCCTAAAACACAACGTGCTCAGTGCCCACTAACAAAGGCACCAAGCCACGCTAGCAATGAACAGCTTAGGGAGCTAGGACTAAGGATAAGAGAAAAAGAGCAAAAGGCTTAA
- a CDS encoding NAD(+) kinase, which translates to MKNEQKFNTFCTKKVGLIAKDYPLFRQDLEKLEKILKKYNAEILLEKNCAKRIEKSGFELIKLAKECEFLITLGGDGTIISTCRKLAHISPLVLGIHAGRLGFLTDIMINESEKFFKDFFDGKFEVEMPFMLDVALHKNDGKTEQKIAFNDAVIVSKNGGSMTHIEALLNEKYFNSYFGDGVIVATPAGTTAYNMSANGPIIYPLSEVFTVTPICSHSLTQRPVVLTKNHTVKFRTNSDAILVLDGQDRFDMSKISAVSMSLSDKKARLIRHIGRDYFQILKEKLHWGYND; encoded by the coding sequence ATGAAAAATGAACAAAAATTTAATACTTTTTGCACAAAAAAAGTAGGACTTATTGCTAAAGATTATCCATTATTTAGGCAAGATTTAGAAAAATTAGAAAAAATTTTAAAAAAGTATAACGCAGAAATTTTGCTTGAAAAAAATTGTGCTAAGCGCATAGAAAAAAGTGGTTTTGAGCTTATAAAATTAGCTAAAGAGTGTGAATTTCTGATCACTCTTGGCGGAGATGGAACGATCATTTCAACTTGTAGAAAGCTAGCTCACATCTCGCCACTTGTCCTTGGCATACACGCTGGTAGACTTGGATTTCTAACCGACATAATGATTAATGAAAGTGAGAAATTTTTTAAAGACTTTTTTGATGGTAAATTTGAAGTAGAAATGCCTTTTATGCTTGACGTCGCGCTTCATAAAAATGATGGCAAAACTGAGCAAAAGATAGCATTTAATGATGCGGTTATCGTTAGTAAAAATGGCGGTTCGATGACACATATCGAGGCACTTTTAAATGAAAAGTATTTTAATTCATATTTTGGAGACGGCGTTATAGTAGCGACACCTGCTGGAACCACGGCATATAACATGAGCGCAAATGGCCCTATTATCTATCCATTAAGCGAAGTTTTCACAGTAACTCCTATCTGCTCGCACTCACTTACACAGCGTCCGGTCGTGCTTACGAAAAATCACACGGTCAAATTTAGAACAAATAGTGACGCGATTTTGGTACTTGATGGGCAAGATAGGTTTGATATGAGTAAAATTTCAGCCGTTAGCATGAGCCTCAGCGATAAAAAAGCGAGGCTGATACGCCATATTGGCAGGGATTATTTTCAAATTTTAAAAGAGAAACTTCACTGGGGTTATAATGATTGA
- the ppa gene encoding inorganic diphosphatase, with protein MDVSKIKFGSNPDKINAVIEIPYGSNIKYEIDKDSGAVVVDRVLYSAMFYPANYGFVPNTLAADGDPADILVLNEYPLQAGSVIPCRLIGVLVMEDEAGMDEKLLAVPVTKIDPRYDAIKSYEDLPAATLNKIKNFFETYKILEPNKWVKVKEFKDANAAKEILDAAIKNYK; from the coding sequence ATGGACGTTTCAAAGATCAAATTTGGCTCAAACCCAGACAAAATCAATGCCGTAATCGAAATACCTTATGGCTCGAATATCAAATACGAGATCGACAAAGATAGCGGTGCAGTCGTAGTTGATCGTGTGCTTTATTCAGCGATGTTTTACCCAGCAAACTACGGCTTTGTGCCAAACACACTTGCGGCTGATGGTGACCCAGCTGATATTTTGGTACTAAATGAGTATCCACTCCAAGCTGGCAGCGTCATCCCTTGCCGCTTGATAGGCGTTTTGGTGATGGAAGATGAGGCGGGTATGGATGAGAAGCTTTTGGCTGTGCCAGTTACAAAGATCGATCCAAGATATGATGCGATAAAAAGCTACGAGGATCTGCCGGCTGCAACACTAAATAAGATCAAAAATTTCTTTGAAACTTATAAAATTCTTGAGCCAAATAAATGGGTAAAGGTAAAAGAATTTAAAGACGCAAATGCTGCAAAAGAGATTTTAGACGCTGCGATAAAAAATTATAAATAA
- a CDS encoding TatD family hydrolase, with the protein MIIDTHCHLDSKVYDPDLDKILDEARNLGLKGFIIPGADINDLPKAAKIAHENSDIFFAAGVHPYDKESFSIEILRNFAKDEKCVAIGECGLDYFRLPKDENEKIKEKEDQKRIFLAQLDLAVELKKPVILHIREANEDSFNILKEYALKLEAGSILHCYNASPLLLELCKFGNFYFGIGGVLTFKNAKNLVEILPKIPFDRIVIETDAPYLTPEPNRGKRNEPAFTTFVAKKIAEILNLEFEVVCEKTSNNAKRLFKCFA; encoded by the coding sequence ATGATTATAGATACACATTGTCATTTGGATAGTAAAGTTTATGATCCTGACCTTGATAAAATTTTAGATGAAGCTAGAAATTTAGGGCTAAAGGGCTTTATTATCCCGGGAGCTGATATCAATGATTTACCAAAAGCAGCTAAAATAGCGCATGAAAATTCTGACATTTTCTTTGCCGCTGGAGTTCATCCATATGATAAAGAGAGTTTTAGTATTGAGATTTTAAGAAATTTTGCTAAAGATGAAAAGTGTGTGGCGATTGGTGAATGCGGTCTTGACTACTTTCGCTTACCAAAAGATGAAAATGAAAAGATAAAAGAAAAAGAGGATCAAAAACGTATTTTTTTAGCTCAACTTGATTTGGCTGTTGAGTTAAAAAAACCCGTTATTCTTCACATTAGGGAGGCTAATGAGGACTCTTTTAATATCTTAAAAGAGTATGCACTAAAGCTTGAAGCTGGATCGATTTTGCACTGTTATAATGCTTCGCCACTTCTTTTAGAGCTTTGTAAATTTGGGAATTTTTACTTTGGCATAGGCGGTGTTTTAACATTTAAAAATGCTAAAAATTTAGTTGAAATTTTGCCAAAAATCCCATTTGATAGGATAGTTATTGAAACTGACGCTCCTTATCTCACGCCAGAGCCAAATCGTGGTAAGAGAAATGAGCCGGCGTTTACGACATTTGTTGCTAAAAAGATAGCTGAAATTTTAAACCTTGAGTTTGAAGTTGTTTGTGAAAAAACTTCAAATAATGCCAAAAGGTTGTTTAAGTGCTTTGCTTAA
- a CDS encoding lytic transglycosylase domain-containing protein: MKAMLKIFLMFACSTLLLANTPEKSSYDTQVKILKELDIDASFMKTSHYAKMRQGIKQSQLETFTEALKNGYMYIPMVKEQIKKSGVPESFFYLAMIESGFSNHTVSNAKATGMWQFMEQTARLHGLKVGQYVDERKDPVESTIAATNYLKSLKNQFGKWYLAAMAYNCGDGALKRAIQKAGTDDLVTLLDAEKKYLPAETRNFVIKILRAAYTAKDADFLMSKDSSLLNINGGLKLVKVKVPGGTNLAQIGDSIGLSTKKMKNNNPHLKFVFTPPTLKDYYVYIPENKKQLFAENFKPFNGKNNFYTYVVKKGETLLSISKKTGVSHRAIKDYNELSTNAVSYNQKLIIPFSAQNKSQNYIVQTGDTIASLSKKFNVSEKDLKDANSFASSNLNVGANIVIP; the protein is encoded by the coding sequence ATGAAAGCAATGCTTAAAATATTTTTAATGTTTGCATGTAGTACCTTGCTACTAGCAAATACACCTGAAAAGAGCTCATACGACACTCAGGTAAAAATTTTAAAAGAGCTGGACATTGATGCTAGCTTTATGAAGACTTCTCACTATGCAAAGATGAGGCAAGGTATCAAACAATCACAACTTGAAACATTTACAGAAGCTCTAAAAAATGGTTATATGTATATACCGATGGTAAAAGAGCAGATCAAAAAATCAGGCGTACCTGAGTCATTCTTTTATCTGGCAATGATAGAATCAGGCTTTTCAAATCACACAGTCTCAAACGCAAAAGCTACTGGTATGTGGCAGTTTATGGAGCAAACGGCTAGACTTCATGGTTTAAAAGTGGGTCAATATGTAGATGAGAGAAAAGATCCAGTAGAGTCTACTATTGCGGCTACAAATTATCTAAAGTCGCTTAAAAATCAATTTGGCAAATGGTATCTAGCAGCTATGGCTTATAACTGCGGCGATGGAGCCTTAAAAAGAGCTATACAAAAAGCTGGCACAGATGATCTTGTAACGCTTCTTGATGCTGAGAAAAAATACCTTCCAGCCGAAACTAGAAATTTTGTTATTAAAATTTTAAGAGCAGCATATACTGCAAAAGACGCGGACTTCCTAATGTCTAAAGATTCATCTTTGTTAAACATAAACGGAGGACTAAAGCTTGTAAAAGTAAAAGTACCTGGCGGTACAAATTTAGCTCAAATAGGCGATAGTATCGGTCTTAGTACAAAAAAGATGAAAAATAACAATCCGCATTTAAAATTTGTATTTACTCCACCAACTCTAAAAGATTATTATGTTTATATCCCTGAAAATAAAAAGCAGCTTTTTGCAGAAAATTTCAAGCCATTTAATGGTAAAAACAATTTTTATACCTACGTTGTAAAAAAAGGCGAAACATTACTTTCTATCTCTAAAAAAACAGGTGTTAGTCATAGAGCGATCAAGGACTACAACGAGCTTAGCACAAATGCCGTAAGCTATAATCAAAAACTAATTATTCCATTTTCCGCACAAAATAAATCTCAAAACTATATAGTCCAAACTGGTGACACGATAGCTTCTTTATCTAAAAAATTTAATGTGAGTGAAAAAGATTTAAAAGATGCAAATTCTTTTGCTAGTTCAAATTTAAATGTTGGAGCAAATATTGTCATACCATAA
- a CDS encoding DUF4410 domain-containing protein, translated as MHKFKFTILLVIIAIFAFTGCAKKHIEMVEKDTTYKYSSAKAVCGETELDKKLEKYINAFLKKRDQYGDDLIIKCDIQRTKNGVRILRHLTLGIGGAGKSETLAVVNLVDQSGKEVAKFNVTVEIRYGFLGGNADRALPITAKNIYNIVTKDFM; from the coding sequence ATGCATAAATTTAAATTTACGATACTACTTGTGATCATAGCCATTTTTGCTTTTACAGGATGTGCCAAAAAGCATATAGAGATGGTTGAAAAAGACACCACGTATAAGTACAGTAGCGCTAAAGCAGTTTGCGGAGAAACCGAGCTTGACAAAAAGCTAGAAAAATACATAAATGCCTTTTTAAAAAAGAGAGACCAGTACGGCGATGATCTAATCATAAAATGCGACATACAAAGAACAAAAAATGGAGTTAGAATCCTTAGACACTTAACTCTAGGCATAGGTGGTGCTGGCAAATCTGAGACTCTCGCGGTCGTAAATTTAGTCGATCAAAGTGGCAAAGAGGTGGCCAAATTTAATGTTACGGTCGAGATCAGATATGGCTTTCTTGGTGGCAACGCAGATAGAGCACTGCCAATCACCGCTAAAAACATCTATAACATTGTTACAAAAGACTTTATGTAA